A part of Bacillus thuringiensis genomic DNA contains:
- a CDS encoding flotillin family protein: MTIPLIIGGVLLAILILLILVFITKYRTVGPDEALIVTGNWLGGGKNVVTTDDGKKIKIIRGGGTFVVPIMQRGEPLSLLNYKLEVGTRDTYTKQGVPITVNGVSIIKVGSTIEEVSTAAEQYLGKETEELKIEAKEVLEGHLRAILSSMTVEDAYSNREQFAQKVHEVASTDLKKMGLRIVSFTIKEIMDKNGYLDALGQPQIAMVKRDATVANAEREKEARIEKARAEKEAKEAEYQRDAQIAEAEKHKELKVQSYKRDQEQARADADLSYELQQAKAQQGVTEEQMRVKIIEREKQIELEEKEIARREKQYDAEVKKKADADRYAVEQSAEAEKVKQMKKADADQYKIEAEARARAEEVRVEGLAKAEIEKAQGQAKAEVQKAQGTAEADVIRLKGLAEAEAKQKIAEAFELYGQAAIMDMVLNMLPSYAKEVASPLSNIDKITVVDTGGGGKNSGAGKVAGYATDLMATMQETLKASSGIDLKELLEGFAGKGAVQQLSNDKPVVSVLEDEKKEVEKDKE; encoded by the coding sequence ATGACGATTCCATTAATTATCGGTGGAGTTTTACTCGCAATTTTAATTCTACTTATTTTAGTATTCATTACGAAGTATCGAACAGTTGGACCAGATGAAGCATTAATTGTGACAGGGAACTGGCTTGGTGGTGGAAAGAATGTTGTTACCACTGATGATGGAAAGAAGATTAAGATTATTCGCGGTGGTGGTACTTTCGTTGTGCCAATTATGCAAAGAGGAGAGCCTTTAAGTCTATTAAACTACAAATTAGAAGTGGGAACACGTGATACGTATACGAAACAAGGTGTACCGATTACAGTAAACGGTGTTTCTATTATTAAAGTAGGATCGACAATTGAAGAAGTTTCTACAGCAGCTGAACAATATTTAGGAAAAGAAACAGAAGAGTTAAAAATAGAAGCAAAAGAAGTTTTAGAAGGGCATCTCCGCGCTATCTTATCTTCTATGACAGTAGAAGATGCGTATAGTAATAGAGAGCAATTTGCTCAAAAGGTACATGAAGTAGCTTCTACAGATTTAAAGAAGATGGGACTTCGTATCGTTTCCTTTACAATTAAAGAAATAATGGATAAAAACGGATACTTAGATGCGCTTGGTCAGCCACAAATTGCAATGGTTAAGCGTGATGCAACAGTTGCGAATGCAGAGCGTGAAAAAGAGGCACGAATTGAAAAAGCTCGTGCTGAGAAAGAAGCAAAAGAAGCAGAATATCAACGTGATGCACAAATCGCTGAAGCTGAAAAACATAAAGAATTAAAAGTACAATCTTATAAGAGGGATCAAGAACAAGCTCGTGCAGATGCGGATCTTTCTTACGAATTACAACAGGCGAAAGCGCAACAAGGTGTTACAGAAGAGCAAATGCGAGTTAAAATCATTGAGCGTGAAAAGCAAATTGAATTAGAAGAAAAAGAAATTGCGCGTCGTGAAAAGCAATATGATGCAGAAGTAAAGAAAAAGGCAGATGCAGATCGCTATGCTGTTGAACAATCAGCAGAAGCGGAAAAAGTAAAACAAATGAAAAAAGCAGATGCAGATCAATATAAAATTGAAGCGGAAGCAAGAGCACGTGCAGAAGAAGTTCGTGTAGAAGGTTTAGCGAAGGCGGAAATCGAAAAAGCGCAAGGTCAAGCAAAAGCAGAAGTACAAAAAGCACAAGGTACAGCGGAAGCAGATGTTATCAGATTAAAAGGTTTAGCAGAAGCGGAAGCGAAACAAAAAATTGCAGAGGCATTTGAGTTATATGGCCAAGCGGCGATTATGGATATGGTTCTTAACATGCTTCCAAGTTATGCGAAGGAAGTTGCAAGTCCACTTAGCAACATTGATAAGATTACAGTTGTCGATACAGGCGGCGGTGGTAAAAATAGCGGCGCTGGAAAAGTTGCAGGTTATGCGACTGATTTAATGGCAACGATGCAAGAAACATTAAAAGCTTCTTCTGGCATTGATTTAAAAGAGTTATTAGAAGGATTTGCAGGAAAAGGAGCGGTACAACAATTATCAAACGATAAACCTGTTGTATCTGTATTAGAAGATGAGAAAAAAGAAGTAGAAAAAGATAAAGAATAG
- a CDS encoding amino acid ABC transporter permease has product MEIDIDFMREQIPLFLDSALLTLKIACIAIIISLLIASINGLILFFQVRILHKFVRAYVEVARNTPLLIQLFFLYFGLPSLGIKLSNFSIALLAMCFLGGGYMTEVIRSGLDSISKSQVESGYAIGLNKWQLFRFVVLPQATTISAPALFANFIFLLKETSIVSAIAVPELLYTTTNLISIYYKTSEMLIMLTASYIFLFVPLSFLLSWLERRNRYGQFGH; this is encoded by the coding sequence GTGGAAATAGACATCGATTTTATGAGGGAACAAATTCCACTATTCCTCGATAGCGCACTATTAACTTTAAAAATCGCATGTATCGCCATTATCATTTCATTACTTATTGCGAGTATAAATGGTTTAATTTTGTTCTTTCAAGTTCGCATTCTACATAAATTCGTTCGCGCTTATGTGGAAGTAGCCCGAAATACACCTTTACTCATTCAATTATTTTTCTTATATTTCGGTTTACCATCCTTAGGCATTAAATTATCTAATTTTTCAATCGCATTACTTGCAATGTGTTTTTTAGGTGGTGGATATATGACAGAAGTCATTCGATCTGGTCTCGATTCAATATCTAAAAGCCAAGTGGAATCTGGATATGCCATTGGACTAAATAAATGGCAACTATTTAGATTTGTAGTTTTACCGCAAGCTACAACTATTTCTGCACCAGCCTTATTTGCAAATTTTATCTTTTTATTAAAAGAAACATCTATCGTTTCTGCAATCGCTGTTCCTGAATTGTTGTATACAACAACAAATTTGATTTCAATTTATTACAAGACATCTGAGATGCTCATTATGTTAACAGCTTCCTATATCTTTCTTTTTGTACCACTATCATTTCTACTATCTTGGTTAGAAAGGAGAAATCGTTATGGGCAATTCGGGCATTAA
- the colA gene encoding collagenase ColA → MNKKSKINKVMLSISTMALSLGALQTHVSAEEKVPYNVLHSKPVGIEKPVDEIGHVSKAEETLSFQERLKVGDFSQRPASIMKSSEVKQMKENYSMADLNKMNDQELVETLGSIKWNQITDLFQFNEDAKAFYKDKGKMQVVIDELAHRGSTFTKDDSKGIQTFTEVLRSAFYLAFYNNELSDLNERSFQDKCLPALKAIAKNPNFKLGTDEQDIVVSAYGKLISNASSDVETVQYAANILKQYNDNLHTYVDDRMKGQAVYDMMQGIDYDIQSYLIEARKEANETMWYGKVDGFINEINRIALLNEVTPENKWLVNNGIYFASRLGKFHSNPNKGLEIVTQAMHMYPRLSEPYFVAVEQITTNYSGKDYSGNKVDLEKIRKEGKEQYLPKTYTFDDGSIVFKTGDKVSEEKIKRLYWAAKEVKAQYHRVIGNDKALEPGNADDVLTIVIYNSPEEYQLNRQLYGYETNNGGIYIEETGTFFTYERTPEQSIYSLEELFRHEFTHYLQGRFEVPGLFGRGDMYQNERLTWFQEGNAEFFAGSTRTNNVVPRKSIISGLSSDPASRYTAERTLFAKYGSWDFYNYSFALQSYLYTHQFETFDKIQDLIRANDVKNYDVYREELSKDSKLNKEYQDYMQQLIDNQDKYGVPEVANDYLAEHAPKSLTAVEKEISDTLPMKDEKMTKHSSQFFNTFTLEGTYTGSVTKGESEDWNAMSKKVNETLEQLAQKEWSGYKTVTAYFVNYRVNSLNQFEYDVVFHGIAKDDGENKAPTVHINGPYNGLVKEGIQFKSDGSKDEDGKIVSYLWDFGDGSTSAEVNPVHAYEREGTYKVALRVKDDKGKEGRSETTVTIKDGSLTESEPNNRPEEANRIGLNTTIKGSLIGGDHTDVYTFNVAAAKNIDISVLNEYGIGMTWVLHHESDMQNYAAYGQANGNHIEAKFNAKPGKYYLYVYKYDNGDGTYELSVK, encoded by the coding sequence ATGAACAAGAAATCAAAAATCAATAAAGTTATGCTTAGCATTAGTACAATGGCTCTATCATTGGGGGCACTTCAAACTCATGTATCAGCAGAAGAAAAGGTTCCATATAATGTATTGCATTCAAAACCAGTTGGGATCGAAAAACCAGTAGATGAGATTGGACATGTTTCTAAAGCAGAGGAAACATTATCGTTTCAAGAACGGTTAAAAGTAGGAGACTTTTCACAGCGACCAGCATCTATTATGAAGAGCTCAGAAGTAAAGCAAATGAAAGAAAACTATTCAATGGCTGATTTAAACAAAATGAATGATCAAGAATTAGTTGAAACGCTAGGAAGTATTAAATGGAATCAAATTACAGACTTATTCCAGTTCAATGAAGATGCAAAGGCTTTTTATAAAGATAAAGGAAAAATGCAAGTAGTTATAGATGAATTAGCTCATCGAGGTAGTACATTTACGAAAGATGATTCAAAAGGAATTCAAACGTTTACGGAAGTGTTACGTTCAGCTTTTTATCTTGCATTTTACAATAATGAATTAAGTGATTTAAATGAAAGAAGCTTTCAGGATAAATGTTTACCAGCTTTAAAAGCAATCGCAAAAAATCCGAACTTTAAGCTTGGTACAGATGAACAAGATATAGTCGTATCTGCATATGGAAAATTAATTAGTAATGCATCAAGTGATGTGGAAACGGTTCAATACGCAGCTAATATTTTAAAACAATACAATGATAATCTTCATACATATGTAGACGATCGTATGAAAGGACAAGCTGTATACGATATGATGCAAGGAATTGATTATGATATACAGTCTTACCTAATTGAAGCTCGTAAAGAAGCGAATGAAACAATGTGGTATGGGAAAGTAGATGGGTTTATTAATGAAATAAATCGTATCGCCCTTCTAAATGAAGTAACACCAGAAAATAAGTGGCTCGTTAATAATGGAATTTATTTTGCTAGCCGTTTAGGGAAGTTTCATAGTAATCCCAATAAAGGATTAGAGATTGTTACACAAGCAATGCATATGTACCCGCGTTTAAGTGAGCCGTACTTTGTCGCAGTAGAACAAATTACAACAAATTATAGTGGGAAAGATTATAGCGGAAATAAAGTAGATTTAGAGAAAATACGTAAAGAAGGAAAAGAACAGTACTTACCAAAAACGTATACATTTGATGATGGATCTATCGTATTTAAAACAGGAGATAAAGTCTCAGAAGAAAAAATTAAGAGACTATACTGGGCTGCAAAGGAAGTAAAAGCACAGTATCATCGTGTAATTGGGAATGATAAAGCGTTAGAACCAGGAAATGCAGATGATGTATTAACGATAGTGATTTATAACAGTCCAGAGGAGTACCAGTTAAATAGACAACTGTATGGATATGAAACAAACAACGGTGGAATTTATATTGAAGAGACAGGAACATTCTTTACATATGAGCGCACGCCAGAGCAAAGCATTTATAGTTTAGAAGAGTTATTCCGTCATGAGTTTACTCATTATTTGCAAGGGAGATTTGAAGTGCCAGGTTTATTTGGTAGAGGAGATATGTATCAAAATGAGAGATTAACTTGGTTCCAAGAAGGAAATGCAGAATTTTTCGCAGGATCTACTCGTACAAATAACGTAGTACCGAGAAAGAGCATCATTAGTGGATTATCATCTGATCCTGCAAGCCGTTATACAGCAGAGCGTACATTATTTGCTAAATATGGTTCTTGGGATTTCTATAATTACTCATTCGCATTGCAGTCTTATTTATATACACATCAATTTGAAACGTTTGATAAAATTCAAGATTTAATTCGAGCGAATGACGTGAAAAATTATGATGTATATCGTGAAGAGCTAAGTAAAGATTCTAAACTAAATAAAGAGTATCAAGATTATATGCAGCAGCTAATTGATAATCAAGATAAATATGGTGTGCCGGAAGTAGCAAATGATTATTTAGCTGAACATGCACCGAAATCACTAACAGCAGTAGAGAAAGAAATTAGTGATACGCTGCCTATGAAAGATGAAAAAATGACAAAACATAGCTCACAATTCTTTAATACATTTACTTTAGAAGGTACGTATACAGGTAGTGTAACAAAAGGTGAGTCAGAAGATTGGAATGCAATGAGTAAAAAAGTAAATGAAACGCTAGAACAACTGGCACAAAAAGAATGGAGTGGCTACAAAACGGTTACAGCATACTTCGTCAATTACCGTGTGAATAGCTTAAATCAATTTGAATATGATGTAGTCTTCCACGGTATCGCAAAAGATGACGGAGAAAATAAAGCTCCAACAGTTCATATAAATGGACCTTATAATGGGCTTGTAAAAGAGGGTATTCAATTTAAAAGTGATGGCTCAAAAGATGAAGATGGAAAAATCGTTTCTTATTTATGGGACTTTGGAGATGGAAGTACAAGTGCAGAGGTCAATCCAGTACATGCATATGAAAGAGAAGGAACTTATAAAGTAGCGTTAAGAGTAAAAGATGATAAAGGTAAAGAGGGCAGAAGTGAAACAACTGTTACGATTAAAGATGGAAGTTTAACAGAATCTGAACCAAATAATCGTCCAGAGGAAGCGAACCGTATTGGGCTAAACACTACTATAAAAGGTAGCCTTATCGGTGGAGATCACACTGATGTTTATACATTTAATGTAGCAGCAGCGAAAAATATCGATATTTCCGTTTTAAATGAGTATGGAATCGGGATGACATGGGTGCTTCACCATGAATCAGATATGCAAAATTATGCTGCTTACGGTCAAGCAAATGGAAATCATATAGAGGCAAAATTTAATGCAAAACCAGGTAAGTATTACTTGTATGTATATAAATATGATAATGGCGATGGAACGTACGAATTATCAGTAAAATAA
- a CDS encoding methyl-accepting chemotaxis protein: MKQTSEATEQITQAIEQVSSGAEIQTKEVEEGATLLEEVTEGIQRVADSSSLVSTASMYTKKKAEDGGKLVEQTVNQMQLIHESVSQSDKVIVLLDDKSKQIGAILEVIQHIAEQTNLLALNAAIEAARAGEQGRGFAIVADEVRKLAEQSGQSSTEIGNLVKEIQFDIKETVSSMKQVGTEVQSGLVVANETKQSFAEILKSTDDTVVQIDSMVEVAKQMTVDAKQVSGSINEIAATIEENAASVQNIAGSSEEQLASVDEINAAAVHLSQMAEELQEMIGKFKV; encoded by the coding sequence ATGAAGCAGACAAGTGAAGCAACGGAACAAATTACACAAGCAATAGAGCAAGTGTCGAGCGGAGCGGAAATACAAACGAAAGAAGTTGAAGAAGGGGCAACATTATTAGAAGAAGTTACAGAAGGAATTCAGCGTGTTGCAGATAGTTCTTCATTAGTATCCACAGCATCTATGTATACGAAGAAAAAGGCTGAAGATGGTGGAAAGTTAGTTGAACAAACGGTGAATCAAATGCAATTAATCCATGAGTCTGTTTCACAATCAGATAAAGTGATTGTTTTGTTAGATGATAAGTCTAAACAAATCGGAGCAATCCTTGAGGTGATTCAACATATTGCAGAGCAGACAAATTTATTAGCATTAAATGCTGCAATTGAGGCTGCGAGAGCTGGAGAGCAAGGAAGAGGATTTGCAATTGTAGCAGATGAAGTGCGAAAGTTAGCAGAACAATCAGGACAGTCTTCTACGGAAATTGGAAACCTAGTAAAAGAGATACAATTTGACATAAAAGAAACAGTAAGCTCTATGAAGCAAGTTGGGACAGAAGTACAATCAGGACTTGTAGTTGCAAATGAAACGAAGCAAAGCTTTGCTGAAATATTGAAGTCTACAGATGATACAGTTGTACAAATTGATAGTATGGTAGAGGTAGCGAAACAAATGACAGTAGATGCAAAACAAGTTAGTGGATCTATTAATGAAATTGCAGCTACGATTGAAGAAAATGCAGCAAGCGTTCAAAATATTGCTGGCTCTTCAGAAGAACAATTAGCATCGGTAGATGAAATCAATGCAGCAGCAGTTCATTTATCGCAAATGGCAGAAGAATTACAAGAGATGATTGGGAAATTTAAAGTGTAA
- the opuD gene encoding glycine betaine transporter OpuD, with protein MIKKENSVFYISILLTTLFIIWGITPASWIQGYDLQSVTSSLNSFILNKFGWFYSLLMTAMMILATYLAFSKYGSIRLGKDGERPKYSYPSWLSMLFGAGMGIGLLFYGITEPISHFTDPLTGKAGTEESAKLAMQYSFFHWGLFPWSLYAMVALTIAYFTFRKQKGSTIGATVTPLFNRSKNSPIGKTVDILAVLATVFGIVPSVGIGAQQIAGGLSYLFPSIHNTLLTQLVLIAIFAVLYLTSAQTGLDRGIKYLSNLNFSLAGILLVSFLLLGPTVFIMKYFTSTLGSYIGALPSMGLNLGAFNEKSSSWIENWTIFYWGWWISWSPFVGTFIARISKGRTIKEFIFGVVLVPTLICTFWFAVFGGTAIHMEMFQSLGIADEIAKNGTEIGLFAVISHLPFSTFLTIIGLILVATFFVTSADSATFVVSMQTSNGSLSPKNSLKLVWGLTIAIIAAILLQAGGLNALQIAAIIAALPFSIVVVLMVTSLFKELRKEDVNSQTKEVSKKIKKVM; from the coding sequence ATGATAAAAAAAGAAAACAGTGTATTTTATATCTCCATCTTGCTAACAACATTATTCATCATATGGGGAATTACCCCGGCAAGTTGGATACAAGGCTATGATTTACAAAGTGTTACATCTTCCTTAAACTCATTTATCCTCAATAAATTTGGATGGTTTTACTCTCTACTTATGACCGCAATGATGATTTTAGCCACTTATTTAGCATTTTCTAAGTACGGTTCTATTCGTCTTGGTAAAGATGGCGAAAGACCAAAGTATAGTTATCCATCTTGGCTATCCATGTTGTTTGGAGCAGGAATGGGAATTGGACTCCTCTTTTATGGAATCACTGAACCGATTTCACATTTTACAGATCCATTAACAGGAAAAGCAGGTACAGAGGAAAGCGCCAAGCTCGCTATGCAATATTCATTTTTCCACTGGGGTCTCTTTCCATGGTCACTATACGCAATGGTTGCTTTAACAATTGCATATTTCACGTTCCGCAAACAAAAAGGCAGCACAATTGGTGCTACAGTTACTCCATTATTTAATCGATCGAAAAATTCTCCTATCGGAAAAACAGTCGATATTTTGGCTGTTTTAGCCACAGTATTCGGTATTGTGCCATCTGTTGGGATTGGTGCTCAACAAATCGCCGGAGGATTAAGCTATTTATTCCCTTCTATTCATAACACTTTACTTACACAACTCGTACTTATCGCCATCTTCGCTGTTTTATATTTAACAAGTGCACAAACTGGCTTAGATCGTGGGATTAAATATTTGAGTAACTTAAATTTCTCTCTTGCAGGTATTTTACTCGTCTCCTTTTTACTTTTAGGACCAACTGTATTTATTATGAAATATTTCACATCTACACTTGGTTCTTATATCGGAGCTCTACCTAGTATGGGATTAAATTTAGGGGCCTTTAATGAAAAATCTTCTTCTTGGATTGAAAATTGGACTATTTTCTATTGGGGATGGTGGATCTCTTGGTCTCCATTTGTCGGTACATTCATCGCTCGTATTTCTAAAGGACGTACAATAAAAGAATTTATTTTTGGAGTTGTATTAGTCCCAACTCTTATCTGTACATTTTGGTTTGCAGTATTTGGCGGTACCGCTATCCATATGGAAATGTTCCAATCGCTTGGAATAGCTGATGAAATCGCAAAAAACGGTACAGAGATTGGATTATTTGCTGTTATTTCACACCTACCATTCTCTACATTTTTAACAATTATCGGATTAATTTTAGTAGCCACATTTTTCGTTACTTCTGCTGACTCGGCAACATTTGTTGTTTCAATGCAAACGAGCAACGGAAGCTTATCACCGAAAAATAGTTTAAAACTTGTATGGGGATTAACAATCGCGATAATTGCAGCTATTTTATTACAAGCTGGAGGACTAAATGCGCTACAAATTGCAGCTATAATCGCAGCACTACCATTTTCTATCGTAGTCGTTCTTATGGTTACTTCGCTCTTTAAAGAGCTGCGAAAAGAAGATGTTAATTCGCAAACAAAAGAAGTTTCGAAAAAAATAAAAAAGGTTATGTAA
- a CDS encoding amino acid ABC transporter permease → MGNSGINLLIESLPQLLKGLEQTLFIALFTIVISTIGGILFGIIRTSKITILRFISRTYIELFRSIPILVWLFLFFFGLPIALGIDVSSTVAAITALSLWGITEIGEIVRGALQSLPKGQVEAGKSIGMNQKQLYQYVLIPQAIRRMIPATINIFIRIIQTTSLTVLIGVTEVIKAGQQIVERTGEAFLIYGCLFIFYFLLCYPLSIWSRKLETRWI, encoded by the coding sequence ATGGGCAATTCGGGCATTAATCTACTAATAGAATCACTCCCGCAATTGCTAAAGGGACTAGAACAAACATTATTCATTGCATTATTTACAATCGTCATTAGTACAATTGGTGGAATTCTATTTGGAATTATTCGTACATCAAAGATTACTATTTTAAGATTTATTTCAAGGACTTATATTGAATTATTTCGTTCTATTCCAATCCTTGTTTGGTTGTTTCTTTTCTTTTTCGGTCTTCCAATCGCTCTAGGGATAGATGTTTCTAGCACAGTAGCCGCTATTACAGCTCTATCATTATGGGGAATCACAGAAATTGGAGAAATCGTAAGAGGAGCACTTCAATCCTTACCAAAGGGGCAAGTAGAAGCTGGAAAATCTATCGGAATGAATCAGAAGCAATTATACCAATATGTACTCATTCCTCAAGCAATTCGGCGGATGATTCCAGCTACAATAAATATCTTCATTCGTATTATTCAAACAACATCTTTGACCGTTTTAATTGGTGTAACTGAAGTCATAAAAGCGGGGCAACAAATTGTGGAGCGAACAGGAGAAGCATTTCTTATATACGGTTGCTTATTTATTTTTTATTTCTTACTTTGCTATCCATTATCTATTTGGTCAAGAAAACTAGAAACAAGATGGATATAG
- a CDS encoding amino acid ABC transporter ATP-binding protein → MTAPLLQLQNIYKSYGDNPVLRDVSLQESSGEVIVILGPSGCGKSTLLRCLNGLEEIQSGHMLFHNAPLPKNDGNWQKLRQKIGMVFQSYHLFPHMTVLENILLGPLKVQKRNKNEVLKQAEQLLLKVGLLEKKDAYPRELSGGQQQRIAIVRTLCMNPEVILFDEVTAALDPEMVKEVLEVIMNLAKQGMTMLIVTHEMGFAKAVADQIIFMDEGEICEIGDPTTFFTSPQTERAQHFLNQFFYIETVKGRDII, encoded by the coding sequence ATGACCGCTCCATTGTTACAATTACAAAACATCTATAAGTCATACGGTGATAACCCTGTTTTAAGAGACGTAAGCTTACAAGAATCTTCCGGAGAAGTCATCGTTATTTTAGGGCCAAGTGGCTGCGGAAAAAGTACATTATTGAGGTGCTTAAATGGGCTTGAAGAAATACAAAGTGGGCACATGCTTTTTCATAACGCTCCCCTTCCGAAAAACGATGGTAACTGGCAAAAACTTCGTCAAAAAATCGGAATGGTCTTTCAAAGTTATCATTTATTTCCGCATATGACTGTTTTAGAAAACATTTTACTCGGTCCTCTAAAAGTACAAAAACGAAATAAAAATGAAGTATTGAAGCAAGCAGAACAATTATTACTAAAAGTAGGTTTACTAGAGAAAAAAGATGCCTATCCAAGAGAGTTATCTGGCGGGCAACAACAACGTATTGCAATTGTTCGCACTCTCTGTATGAATCCTGAAGTCATTTTATTTGATGAAGTAACAGCTGCATTAGATCCTGAAATGGTCAAAGAAGTATTAGAAGTCATTATGAACTTAGCTAAACAAGGTATGACAATGTTAATCGTCACTCATGAAATGGGATTTGCAAAAGCTGTCGCTGATCAAATTATTTTCATGGATGAAGGAGAAATTTGTGAAATAGGAGATCCAACTACTTTTTTCACATCTCCACAAACAGAACGTGCCCAACATTTCTTAAATCAATTTTTCTATATTGAAACGGTGAAAGGAAGAGATATTATATGA
- a CDS encoding NfeD family protein, whose protein sequence is MVLFGYPLETIYLYGFIIATILTVIYIFFGDIFESIFSFGGGSVSVVTLLLSFFAMLCGLSYIGEYLFSFNSILIFGAAFAISFIGVFIMKILILKPIAEAEQNTVQRMDEFIGCKGEVITTIPTEGFGEVLISSQFGNNAILAKTVGKKDISQGTEVIIEGVQDGVLLVQNIAYSLKKPKL, encoded by the coding sequence ATGGTTTTGTTTGGTTATCCACTTGAAACAATTTATTTATATGGATTTATTATTGCTACTATACTCACTGTGATTTATATCTTTTTTGGAGATATATTTGAATCCATATTTAGTTTTGGAGGCGGATCGGTATCCGTTGTTACTTTATTACTTAGTTTTTTCGCCATGTTATGTGGACTTAGTTATATAGGAGAATATTTATTTTCCTTTAATAGCATTCTTATTTTCGGGGCTGCATTTGCTATATCCTTTATTGGTGTTTTCATAATGAAAATATTAATTTTAAAGCCGATTGCAGAAGCAGAACAAAACACTGTGCAGCGTATGGATGAATTCATTGGTTGTAAGGGAGAGGTCATTACGACTATTCCTACAGAAGGGTTTGGTGAAGTATTAATTTCCTCCCAATTTGGAAACAATGCAATCCTAGCTAAAACAGTTGGAAAGAAAGATATTTCACAAGGAACTGAAGTTATTATCGAGGGAGTCCAAGATGGTGTTTTGCTTGTACAGAACATCGCCTATTCTTTAAAGAAACCAAAATTATAA